One window of Centropristis striata isolate RG_2023a ecotype Rhode Island chromosome 21, C.striata_1.0, whole genome shotgun sequence genomic DNA carries:
- the LOC131959687 gene encoding protein phosphatase 1 regulatory subunit 3C-B-like, which translates to MNCTRVLHMLNPRPGGPSPIMPVDMAMRICLASSPPLRSFLSTYDSRRSSPATILRPCLTSGSCGDTGRCGDTIGTGITTASPVSPSSLADLCGGSPAWLRRKKKKNVVFADSRGLALAAVHVFNEAEEEALSELQFHLTEMEGAAAGLRLADREDAADSSPGLVLDFTQPAADYLDLRNRIKTQQVCLETCSIQERLLSGTVQVRNLCFDKSVSVRITFDTWRSFRDVPCQYLNNVYGCPDTDTFSFSVSILEDLETSERVEFCIQYRTPDQTYWDNNNGTNYGLVDPNRSRTQSDASPARLDIQGDRCKEKRMEFDPFGSPRTSAGIFPEWQSWGRVETGAPYW; encoded by the exons ATGAACTGCACCAG ggttCTCCACATGCTAAACCCTCGGCCCGGGGGTCCATCTCCAATCATGCCCGTGGACATGGCTATGAGGATCTGCCTTGCCAGCTCGCCTCCTCTGCGCTCCTTCCTCAGTACCTACGACAGCCGCCGCTCCTCACCGGCCACCATCCTGCGACCCTGCCTGACCTCCGGGAGCTGCGGGGACACCGGGCGCTGCGGGGACACCATCGGGACTGGCATCACCACGGCGAGCCCGGTGTCACCGTCGTCGCTGGCAGATCTCTGCGGCGGCAGCCCAGCCTggctgaggaggaagaagaagaagaacgtgGTCTTCGCAGACTCTCGAGGTCTGGCGCTCGCCGCCGTGCACGTCTTCAacgaggcggaggaggaggcgcTGAGCGAGCTGCAGTTCCACCTGACGGAGATGGAGGGCGCCGCAGCCGGACTGCGTCTGGCAGACCGCGAAG ACGCTGCAGATTCTAGTCCAGGTCTGGTTCTGGACTTCACCCAGCCGGCTGCAGACTACCTGGACCTGAGGAACCGGATCAAAACCCAGCAGGTTTGTCTCGAGACGTGTTCCATCCAGGAGCGTCTGCTGTCCGGCACCGTTCAGGTCCGAAACCTCTGCTTCGACAAGTCCGTGTCGGTGCGGATCACCTTTGATACGTGGCGCTCCTTCCGGGACGTCCCGTGTCAGTACCTGAACAACGTGTACGGCTGCCCCGACACCGACACCTTCTCCTTCTCCGTCTCGATACTGGAGGACCTCGAGACCTCTGAGAGAGTGGAGTTCTGCATTCAGTACCGGACTCCGGACCAGACCTACTGGGACAACAACAACGGAACCAACTATGGGCTGGTGGACCCGAACCGCAGCCGGACCCAGAGCGATGCGAGTCCGGCCCGGCTGGATATCCAGGGAGACCGATGCAAAGAAAAGAGGATGGAGTTTGATCCGTTCGGGAGTCCCCGGACATCAGCGGGGATCTTCCCAGAGTGGCAGAGCTGGGGCCGCGTGGAGACCGGCGCCCCCTACTGGTGA